A part of Entelurus aequoreus isolate RoL-2023_Sb linkage group LG03, RoL_Eaeq_v1.1, whole genome shotgun sequence genomic DNA contains:
- the LOC133645096 gene encoding uncharacterized protein LOC133645096: MSGFYKSQNPSFMACGNNTSHAAPPFWLTASADEEGRGLNSVSRSGQSDEDGRGRNSESRPGQTAGNNNQNGDGLQDNNFGLKIKCMQNIITVLHHLENINKSEQPQTIFKMANALANRIRPALNNADTQACIAINAKNWAEATMDILKKHYIISLQIVKDELTPVIGYNWRSSFFIASNWARKKFGTKMTFDTLQLAESQIASLVVTPKGHNARAVPSGRSDGAGAKTPVSASQIPQAMVEIGGEFPPPSCLAPAVLMSPQSDTHAEASCSAPVTQDGRRRRECRWPAT; this comes from the exons ATGTCCGGGTTTTATAAAAGTCAAAACCCTTCGTTCATGGCTTGTGGCAATAACACAAGCCATGCGGCGCCACCATTTTGGCTAACTGCCAGCGCCGATGAAGAAGGGCGCGGCCTCAACTCTGTGTCGCGCTCTGGCCAATCAGATGAAGATGGGCGTGGCCGAAACTCTGAGTCACGCCCCGGCCAAACAGCAGGCAATAACAATCAGAACGGAGATGGGCTCCAAGACAACAATTTCGGCCTCAAAATTAAATGCATGCAAAACATCATCACGGTTTTGCATCATTTGGAAAACATTAATAAGTCTGAACAGCCACAGACTATTTTTAAAATGGCAAATGCACTGGCCAATAGGATCaggcctgcattaaacaatgccgACACACAGGCTTGTATTGCTATTAATGCCAAAAATTGGGCAGAGGCTACAATGGACATTTTAAAGAAGCATTACATAATATCATTGCAAATTGTGAAGGACGAGCTGACTCCTGTAATTGGCTACAACTGGaggtcctccttttttattgcttCTAACTGGGCCAGAAAAAAGTTTGGCACAAAGATGACCTTTGACACCCTACAACTGGCAGAGAGCCAAATAGCTTCGCTGGTGGTGACACCCAAAGGCCACAACGCACGAGCTGTTCCATCAGGACGGAGCGATGGCGCCGGGGCGAAGACgcctgtctctgcatcccagaTTCCTCAGGCCATGGTGGAGATTGGCGGCGAGTTCCCTCCTCCTTCCTGCTTGGCGCCGGCTGTCCTGATGTCTCCGCAGTCCGACACACACGCAGAAGCTTCCTGCTCCGCTCCTGTGACGCAAGACGGCAGACGAAGGCGAGAATGCAGATGGCCC GCGACCTGA
- the LOC133645101 gene encoding uncharacterized protein LOC133645101, protein MLPFWPTAASADKEERDLNSEPRYGELAGNNIQNGDCLQDNNFGLKIKCMQSIITVLHHLENINKSEQPQTIFKMANALANRIRPALNNADTQACIAINAKNWAEATMDILKKHYVISLQIVKDTLTPVIGYNWRSSFFIASNWARKKFGTKMTFDTLQLAESQIASLVVTPKGHNARAIPPGPSDDAGTKKPVSSSQIPQAMVEIGGEFPPPSCLAPAVLMSPQQSGTRAEATCSAPVTQDGPRPETERTRRLSAERIVPPDYSSRTPIGVQPATEVGAVIWRSPTDGLTRWFQRWTGLPHNPHISGGCLNGVQNV, encoded by the exons ATGCTACCATTTTGGCCTACCGCTGCTAGCGCCGATAAAGAAGAGCGGGACCTCAACTCTGAGCCACGCTACGGCGAATTAGCAGGCAATAACATCCAGAACGGAGATTGTCTCCAAGACAACAATTTCGGCCTCAAAATTAAATGCATGCAAAGCATCATCACAGTTTTGCATCATTTGGAAAACATTAATAAGTCTGAACAGCCACAGACTATTTTTAAAATGGCAAATGCACTGGCCAATAGGATCaggcctgcattaaacaatgccgACACACAGGCTTGTATTGCTATTAATGCCAAAAATTGGGCAGAGGCTACAATGGACATTTTAAAGAAGCATTATGTAATATCATTACAAATTGTGAAGGACACGCTGACTCCTGTAATTGGCTACAACTGGaggtcctccttttttattgcttCTAACTGGGCCAGAAAAAAGTTTGGCACAAAGATGACCTTTGACACCCTACAACTGGCGGAGAGCCAAATAGCTTCGCTGGTGGTGACACCCAAAGGCCACAACGCACGAGCTATTCCACCAGGACCGAGCGATGACGCCGGGACGAAGAAGCCCGTCTCTTCATCCCAGATTCCTCAGGCCATGGTGGAGATTGGCGGCGAGTTCCCTcctccttcctgcttggcaccgGCTGTCCTGATGTCTCCGCAGCAATCCGGCACACGCGCAGAAGCTACCTGCTCCGCTCCTGTGACGCAAGACGGCCC GCGACCTGAGACGGAGAGGACGAGACGACTGAGCGCTGAACGCATCGTGCCTCCTGACTACAGCTCGCGCACGCCCATCGGTGTCCAGCCAGCCACAGAGGTCGGTGCGGTGATTTGGAGGTCCCCCACTGACGGGCTGACACGCTGGTTCCAAAGATGGACAGGCCTACCACACAATCCCCATATATCGGGGGGATGTCTAAATGGGGTGCAAAATGTCTAA